A part of Ammospiza caudacuta isolate bAmmCau1 chromosome 5, bAmmCau1.pri, whole genome shotgun sequence genomic DNA contains:
- the MYF5 gene encoding myogenic factor 5, which produces MEVMDSCKFSPSELFYDSSCLSSPEGEFPEDFEPRDLPPFSAHEPPEPGCSEEEEHVRAPTGHHQAGHCLMWACKACKRKSTTMDRRKAATMRERRRLKKVNQAFETLKRCTTANPNQRLPKVEILRNAIRYIESLQELLREQVENYYHLPGQSCSEPTSPASSCSDGMADCGSPVWSARGSGFDAVYCAEMAHGYAADQSSALSSLDCLSSIVDRLSPAEEPGLSLRDADSLSPSASIDSGPETPGTPLPRRTYQAL; this is translated from the exons atggaggtgaTGGACAGCTGCAAGTTCTCCCCGTCCGAGCTCTTCTAtgacagctcctgcctctcctccccGGAGGGCGAGTTCCCCGAGGATTTTGAGCCCAGGGATCTGCCTCCTTTCAGCGCCCACGAGCCCCCCGAGCCCGGCTGCTCCGAGGAAGAGGAGCATGTCCGAGCTCCCACTGGCCACCATCAAGCTGGTCACTGCCTCATGTGGGCTTGCAAAGCCTGCAAAAGaaaatccaccacaatggaCCGAAGGAAGGCAGCCACCatgagggagaggaggaggctgaagAAAGTGAACCAGGCTTTTGAGACCCTGAAGAGATGCACCACTGCCAACCCCAACCAAAGACTCCCCAAAGTAGAGATCCTGCGAAACGCCATCAGATACATCGAGAGCCTCCAGGAGCTCTTGCGGGAACAGGTAGAAAACTACTATCACCTGCCGGGACAGAGTTGCTCCGAACCGACCAGCCCCGCTTCCAGCTGCTCCGACGGGATG GCCGACTGTGGCAGTCCCGTTTGGTCGGCTAGAGGCAGCGGCTTCGACGCCGTCTACTGCGCCGAGATGGCTCACG GCTACGCCGCCGATCAGAGCAGcgccctgtccagcctggactGCCTCTCCAGCATCGTGGACCGTCTCTCCCCGGCggaggagccagggctgtccctccGCGACGCCGACTCCCTCTCGCCCAGCGCCAGCATCGACTCGGGGCCGGAGACGCCCGGGACGCCGCTGCCCCGACGGACCTACCAGGCGCTATGA
- the MYF6 gene encoding myogenic factor 6: MMDLFETGSYFFYLDGENGALQQLEMAEGSPLYPGSDGTLSPCQDQMQPEAGSDSSGEEHVLAPPGLQPPHFPGQCLIWACKTCKRKSAPTDRRKAATLRERRRLKKINEAFEALKRRTVANPNQRLPKVEILRSAISYIERLQDLLHRLDQQEKMQEIGGDPFSFSPKQGNIPSSDFLSTCSSDWQSVSDHSRALGVSPKEGVSAVESSASSSLRCLSSIVDSISSDDPKLPNAEEAVEK; this comes from the exons ATGATGGACCTTTTTGAAACTGGCTCCTATTTCTTCTACTTGGATGGGGAGAatggagccctgcagcagctggagatggcTGAGGGATCCCCGCTGTACCCAGGCAGCGATGGCACCTTGTCTCCATGTCAGGACCAAATGCAGCCGGAGGCCGGCAGTGACAGCAGCGGAGAGGAGCATGTGCTGGCACCCCCGGGACTACAACCCCCTCACTTCCCCGGCCAGTGTTTGATCTGGGCTTGTAAAACTTGCAAGAGAAAGTCGGCCCCCACGGACAGACGGAAAGCAGCCACCCTGcgggagaggagaaggctgaaGAAGATCAACGAAGCCTTCGAGGCTCTGAAAAGGCGGACTGTGGCCAACCCCAACCAGAGGCTGCCCAAGGTGGAGATACTGAGGAGCGCCATCAGCTACATCGAGAGGCTGCAGGACCTCTTGCACAGGCTGGATCAGCAGGAGAAAATGCAGGAGATCGGGGGGGACCCCTTCAGCTTCAGCCCCAAGCAGGGAAAT ATCCCCAGCTCGGACTtcctgagcacctgcagctccGACTGGCAAAGCGTTTCCGACCATTCCCGAGCCCTAGGAGTCAGCCCCAAAGAAG GAGTCTCCGCTGTCGAGTCGTCGGCCTCCAGCAGCCTTCGCTGCCTCTCCTCGATAGTGGACAGTATTTCTTCCGACGATCCCAAACTGCCCAACGCGGAGGAAGCGGTGGAGAAATAA